From the genome of Brevibacterium sp. JSBI002, one region includes:
- a CDS encoding GNAT family N-acetyltransferase, whose product MDISEIWAPFALHLRSDDMELSPVREADIPELAQIARGGVRRDGIEAFLVNWDSGTDEQVARSLAQYHWSTRANFSVDEWTIEFTVRINGRAIGVQGVNGHRFPLTGTVSTGSWLALPEQGCGYGTRMRRMIVETYTRYFGASRFDTAYFDGNDASRRVSEKLGYSPNGNRSVVGQNGTVLTEHHMVLHSENYVHTDSDLQVTGADAFRTFLTITT is encoded by the coding sequence ATGGACATCTCGGAGATCTGGGCGCCGTTTGCACTTCATCTGCGATCAGATGATATGGAGCTCTCGCCCGTAAGAGAGGCCGATATTCCTGAACTCGCACAGATCGCGCGAGGCGGAGTGAGACGTGACGGAATCGAAGCGTTCCTCGTCAATTGGGATTCGGGCACCGATGAGCAGGTAGCACGGAGCCTCGCTCAGTATCACTGGTCCACTCGGGCGAACTTCTCCGTTGATGAGTGGACGATCGAGTTCACGGTCAGGATCAATGGCCGCGCGATCGGAGTTCAGGGTGTAAATGGACATCGGTTTCCACTGACGGGGACAGTCTCGACGGGATCGTGGTTGGCGCTGCCTGAACAGGGCTGCGGATACGGCACCAGGATGCGGAGGATGATCGTCGAAACCTACACCAGATACTTCGGTGCCTCTCGATTCGACACAGCGTACTTCGACGGCAATGACGCCAGCCGGCGGGTATCGGAGAAGCTCGGGTACTCCCCCAATGGAAATCGCAGCGTAGTCGGACAAAACGGCACAGTCCTGACCGAACACCACATGGTGCTCCACTCCGAGAACTACGTCCACACGGACAGTGACCTACAAGTCACCGGCGCCGACGCCTTCCGAACCTTCCTCACAATTACTACCTGA
- the gdhA gene encoding NADP-specific glutamate dehydrogenase codes for MSLHPSLQPIFDTVLQRNPGESEFHQAVQEVLYSLGPVVDKHPEYLELSALERLCEPERQIIFRVPWIDDSGVVQINRAFRVQFNSALGPYKGGLRFHPSVNLGIVKFLGFEQIFKNAITGLPIGGGKGGSDFDPKGRSDREVMRFCQSFMTELYRHIGEYRDVPAGDIGVGGREIGYLFGQYKRMTNSYEAGVLTGKGLSYGGSMVRTEATGFGVVYFLKDMLAAAKKNIDGRTVSISGSGNVAVFAAEKVTSFGGTVITMSDSAGFIHDPDGIDTELVKRIKFEERGRISEYVEQRGGRATYHEGGNVWDVEVDVALPCATQNELDGDSAATLVKNGVIALAEGANMPCTPEAVKIFSEAGVLFAPGKAANAGGVATSALEMQQNASRDSWDFDFTEARLAEIMGDVHDSCAAAAEEFGSPGDYVAGANIAGFIRVTEAMLAQGVV; via the coding sequence ATGAGTCTACATCCATCACTGCAGCCAATCTTCGACACAGTTCTCCAACGTAACCCTGGAGAGTCGGAGTTTCACCAAGCGGTACAGGAAGTTCTCTATTCCCTGGGCCCCGTCGTGGACAAGCACCCCGAATACCTGGAACTCTCTGCGCTCGAGCGGCTCTGCGAGCCCGAACGCCAGATCATCTTCCGGGTTCCCTGGATCGATGACTCCGGAGTCGTGCAGATCAACCGCGCCTTCCGCGTGCAGTTCAACTCGGCACTCGGCCCCTACAAGGGCGGACTGCGATTCCACCCCTCGGTGAACCTCGGCATCGTCAAATTCCTCGGCTTCGAGCAGATCTTCAAGAACGCCATCACCGGCCTGCCCATCGGCGGCGGCAAAGGCGGATCTGACTTCGACCCGAAGGGCCGCAGCGACCGCGAAGTCATGCGGTTCTGCCAGTCGTTCATGACCGAGCTGTACCGTCACATCGGTGAGTATCGCGATGTGCCCGCAGGTGACATCGGCGTCGGTGGTCGGGAGATCGGCTACCTCTTCGGCCAGTACAAGCGCATGACGAACTCCTATGAAGCAGGTGTGCTCACCGGCAAGGGACTGTCCTACGGCGGTTCCATGGTGCGCACCGAAGCCACCGGCTTCGGCGTCGTGTACTTCCTCAAGGACATGCTCGCCGCCGCGAAGAAGAACATCGACGGTCGCACTGTCTCGATCTCCGGATCGGGAAATGTCGCAGTGTTCGCCGCAGAGAAGGTCACCTCCTTCGGCGGCACCGTCATCACGATGTCCGACTCGGCCGGCTTCATCCATGACCCGGACGGAATCGACACCGAACTCGTCAAGCGCATCAAGTTCGAAGAGCGGGGCCGCATCTCCGAATACGTGGAGCAGCGCGGCGGACGCGCGACCTACCACGAAGGCGGAAACGTCTGGGACGTCGAGGTCGACGTGGCACTGCCATGTGCGACCCAGAACGAACTCGACGGAGACTCGGCCGCGACGCTGGTCAAGAACGGAGTCATCGCTCTCGCCGAAGGCGCGAACATGCCCTGCACACCGGAAGCGGTGAAGATCTTCTCCGAGGCCGGCGTTCTCTTCGCCCCGGGCAAGGCCGCAAACGCCGGCGGTGTCGCCACGAGTGCGCTCGAAATGCAGCAGAACGCCAGCCGCGACTCGTGGGACTTCGATTTCACCGAAGCACGCCTGGCCGAGATCATGGGCGATGTCCACGACAGCTGCGCAGCCGCTGCCGAGGAATTCGGTTCGCCCGGGGACTATGTCGCCGGCGCCAACATCGCAGGCTTCATCCGCGTCACCGAGGCAATGCTCGCCCAGGGAGTCGTCTGA
- a CDS encoding flavin reductase family protein, producing the protein MDQAYDDSLTERYRELSDDIAAAVAVVSATRGSALHAITVDSFLDVSYDPPTMAVSVYSGSRMMETLETSSHFAISLLNSDQRDISERLGASGQPLYGSLKGIDTFPAPHAGQPVLTEAIAWFELELAEVLEVATHNLVVGEVVSMGAGADAGTRRPLLRWRKGYGTIGPR; encoded by the coding sequence ATGGACCAGGCCTACGACGATTCCCTCACAGAACGCTACCGCGAACTCAGTGACGACATCGCTGCGGCGGTCGCCGTGGTCTCCGCTACCCGCGGCAGCGCCCTGCATGCGATCACCGTCGATTCGTTTCTCGACGTGTCGTACGACCCCCCGACGATGGCGGTCAGCGTCTATTCGGGCTCACGGATGATGGAGACTCTGGAGACGAGTTCCCACTTTGCGATCTCGCTGCTCAACTCCGATCAGCGCGACATCTCCGAACGCCTCGGCGCTTCGGGCCAACCGCTGTACGGATCACTCAAAGGCATCGATACTTTTCCCGCCCCGCACGCCGGACAACCGGTGCTCACCGAGGCGATCGCCTGGTTCGAGCTCGAACTCGCCGAGGTTCTCGAGGTCGCGACCCACAATCTCGTCGTCGGCGAGGTGGTATCCATGGGGGCAGGCGCCGATGCAGGAACGAGACGGCCCCTGCTGCGTTGGCGAAAAGGCTACGGAACTATCGGACCACGCTGA
- a CDS encoding DUF3039 domain-containing protein translates to MTIPASGGSATIEREQSEQLVEPGDHERFSHYAPKDKIMESMVTGTPLIALCGKVWVPTRDPERFPICPKCKEIYETMSEGPQE, encoded by the coding sequence ATGACCATTCCAGCTTCAGGCGGTTCAGCAACGATCGAGCGCGAGCAGTCCGAGCAGCTAGTCGAGCCCGGCGATCACGAGCGCTTCAGCCACTACGCGCCCAAGGACAAGATCATGGAGTCCATGGTGACCGGGACTCCGCTGATCGCCTTGTGCGGAAAGGTGTGGGTCCCCACGCGCGACCCCGAGCGGTTCCCGATCTGCCCCAAGTGCAAAGAGATCTACGAGACGATGTCCGAAGGACCGCAGGAGTAG